The Colias croceus chromosome 18, ilColCroc2.1 genome has a window encoding:
- the LOC123699876 gene encoding DNA repair protein XRCC4-like: MKFLIQIIQIISGLQKTMEQEIFISKFEIKGEPIYTKITWQANKNDLFLMKLLEKDASWTGKYSVDTASKFRELTDEDETQYEKNVKECLKNNDSQYIVDFVMETNNSAVFCWKKKFEGSTAVLIHGKVTLLRDQQLERKDHLIDILLNENKKLQQIIRKSKQDSEKLTFDLEKSKNELENFADQKISMETTLYGKFIQLLNAKKRRIQLLEDILKNSEKN; the protein is encoded by the coding sequence atgaaatttttaatacaaataatacaaattataagtGGCTTGCAAAAAACAATGGAgcaagaaatatttatatcgaaatttgaaataaaaggagagccaatttatacaaaaattacatgGCAAGCCAATAAAAATGATCTATTTCTTATGAAACTCTTAGAAAAAGATGCAAGTTGGACTGGCAAATATTCAGTTGATACTGCTAGCAAATTTAGAGAACTTACTGACGAAGATGAAACTCAATATGAGAAAAACGTCAAGGAatgcttaaaaaataatgacagTCAGTATATAGTCGATTTCGTAATGGAAACAAATAACAGTGCAGTATTTTGTTGGAAAAAGAAATTTGAGGGTTCTACAGCTGTTCTTATCCATGGTaaagtaactttactaagagATCAGCAACTAGAAAGAAAAGATCATCTTatagacattttattaaatgaaaataagaaattgCAACAAATTATTAGAAAGAGTAAGCAGGATAGTGAAAAATTGACTTTTGATCTGGAAAAATCCAAGAATGAACTTGAAAACTTTGCAGATCAAAAAATATCCATGGAAACTACATTATATGgaaaatttatacaattattaaatgcTAAGAAAAGAAGAATACAACTTTTGGAAGATATCTTGAAGAACAGCGAAAAGAACTAA
- the LOC123699806 gene encoding DNA repair protein XRCC4-like, which produces MDFEDAITATKIFTKRETLYLMIGWQSHSFEMYLYGNDKVWKGKFSPNRLASFSRNLQMTEKEYIKNTKHCLSEQRPDYIYELKSGFFYWKRKTSDTIIIEGFLPVEVETSPKNVQPDLIEVLLAVNKHLKCKANHWQWRCKNIEKEYQKCLKDTQEFLNLKLDMEKALCDKFLNLLNLKKNKLIHDCKDNLSFKNENANSFKLA; this is translated from the coding sequence ATGGATTTTGAAGATGCAATAACAGcgacaaaaatttttacaaagaGAGAAACACTGTATTTGATGATTGGATGGCAAAGTCACTCGTTTGAAATGTATTTGTATGGAAATGATAAGGTATGGAAAGGTAAATTTTCACCAAATCGTTTAGCAAGTTTTAGTAGAAATTTACAGATGACCGAgaaagaatatattaaaaatacgaaaCATTGCTTATCCGAGCAAAGACCTGACTACATTTACGAATTAAAGAGTGGGTTTTTCTACTGGAAACGAAAAACTTCAGatactattattatagaagGATTTTTACCAGTAGAAGTAGAAACATCACCAAAAAATGTACAACCGGATTTAATAGAAGTACTGCTTGCCGTAAACAAACACTTGAAATGCAAAGCGAACCACTGGCAATGGAGATGTAAAAATATCGAAAAGGAATATCAAAAGTGTCTCAAAGACACGCAAGAATTTTTGAATCTGAAACTTGATATGGAAAAGGCACTTTGTGACAAATTTCTCAATTTACTCAATctaaaaaagaataaattaattcacGATTGCAAGGATAATTtgtcatttaaaaatgaaaatgcaaattcattcaaattagcataa
- the LOC123699839 gene encoding ribosomal RNA processing protein 36 homolog: MESSDNEKEISDVDDNERTAIRQELSNMTFEELQKLKEKIGAKVYKEVVFGRNKNTEKPKVFTRENKNRPREVSAKKPVKMQLDIGAVKKTEVRDPRFDPLCGTFDKKQFTQDYGFLSDMRMNDMKAIRNELKQTTDPDKQLKLRRLLQRLKDKHRASKREKIEREKRSKEIEHVEHEFKEGRQPHFKNKSELRVESLVQQYEELKKKGSGRIQRHLKRRQQKIKKKSFKTPVGVE; this comes from the exons ATGGAAAGCAGTGACAATGAAAAAGAAATTTCAGATGTAGATGATAATGAAAGA aCTGCTATAAGACAAGAGTTATCCAACATGACATTTGAAGAGCTTcagaaattaaaagaaaaaattggTGCCAAGGTTTACAAAGAAGTTGTGTTtggtagaaataaaaatactgaaaaaCCTAAAGTGTTCACAAGAGAGAATAAAAATAGACCTCGGGAAGTAAGTGCAAAGAAACCAGTAAAAATGCAACTTGATATTGGTGCTGTGAAGAAGACAGAAGTGCGTGACCCGAG ATTTGATCCACTATGTGGTACATTTGACAAGAAGCAGTTCACCCAAGACTACGGTTTTCTATCCGATATGAGAATGAATGACATGAAAGCTATCAGgaatgaattaaaacaaaccACAGACCCTGATAAACAGCTCAAGTTGCGGAGACTTCTGCAACGGTTGAAAGATAAACATAGAGCCAGTAAGAGAGAGAAAATAGAAAGAGAGAAGAGAAGTAAAGAGATTGAGCATGTAGAACACGAATTTAAGGAAGGCAGACAGCCACACTTTAAGAATAAGT CGGAATTACGAGTGGAGTCCTTAGTGCAACAATATGAAGAATTAAAGAAGAAAGGTTCTGGCAGAATTCAGCGTCACCTCAAACGCAGGCAgcagaaaattaaaaagaaatcatTCAAAACTCCTGTCGGTGTTGAATGA
- the LOC123699841 gene encoding uncharacterized protein LOC123699841 translates to MKWSLLAIVVLASAAPLCDALSRGLRVKFNVGIGIGSDFFFVVPQTTTNAIREGWSITSRADSTRPNLVLYCPPDRVLCGFFTRSGQIAGLQIALAKDEFSDAVFDWETQGYTEWNPTPVAGETQKSFWTTQLFFVSETSSKLNEDIAPSSNIDVLGEDAIWVSGFNKEMVEIPADAKKIENSIFTKQACILWMGRHYYYNMTKETECTSDGIFPWFPLVNSGKLEGVGFLTVGKLQLIDGRRDWFERPAESAVRMIVPEGPECLYNLAGTVGVVTMHIYFTDQPYFIGCIFN, encoded by the exons ATGAAGTGGTCGTTGCTTGCTATTGTGGTACTTGCTTCTGCAGCGCCCTTGTGCG atGCTCTCAGTCGTGGTTTACgag TGAAATTCAATGTTGGCATCGGAATCGGATCCGACTTCTTCTTCGTGGTGCCCCAGACGACAACCAATGCTATTCGCGAGGGCTGGTCCATCACCTCCCGGGCTGACTCGACCAGACCCAACCTGGTACTGTACTGCCCTCCAGACCGCGTGCTGTGCGGTTTCTTCACCAGGAGTGGCCAGATCGCTGGTCTGCAAATAGCT CTTGCCAAAGATGAATTTTCGGACGCCGTTTTCGACTGGGAGACACAAGGTTACACAGAATGGAACCCGACACCAGTTGCTGGTGAAACACAGAAGTCCTTCTGGACGACCCAATTGTTCTTTGTGTCTGAGA CAAGCTCAAAACTGAATGAAGACATTGCACCTTCGAGCAACATCGACGTCCTGGGTGAAGACGCCATTTGGGTCAGCGGTTTCAACAAAGAAATGGTCGAAATTCCCGCAGATGCTAAGAAAATCGAAAACAGCATTTTCACGAAACAAGCTTGTATCCTGTGGATGG GTCGTCACTACTACTACAACATGACCAAGGAGACAGAATGCACGTCCGACGGCATCTTCCCCTGGTTCCCTCTCGTCAACTCAGGCAAGCTCGAAGGTGTCGGCTTCCTCACTGTCGGCAAATTGCAACTGATTGATGGAAGACGTGACTGGTTCGAGAGACCAGCTGAATCTGCTGTCAGA ATGATCGTGCCTGAAGGACCGGAGTGCCTGTACAACTTGGCTGGTACCGTCGGAGTGGTCACCATGCACATCTACTTCACAGACCAACCCTACTTCATCGGATGTATCTTCAATTAA